Proteins from a single region of Bombus vancouverensis nearcticus chromosome 5, iyBomVanc1_principal, whole genome shotgun sequence:
- the brat gene encoding tripartite motif-containing protein brain tumor has protein sequence MASPTLSLESRANSIGSLASLSPLTVSGSSPPASDSAICDVDSCDLCLDSQKPGEAPCPRCRLGGAGGVRCTGCKSTESDAVARCFDCANFLCPNCVMAHQFMHCFEGHRVLNLGDSKLETVTTSSATTELPKNNLVINLHASGNSEKVPYCPRHKQEQKYFCRTCTALVCKECAIADHPGPLHDCAHISEVGSQQLEAMARVVQECKAKAADVRAAVKAADHGAARLQVQYHKAQNEINDTFQFYRSMLEERKQELLKELESVFSTKQISLGVLTQKANDMADKMLQTCEFVERLTKYATVTEVLMVKKLLDSKLQLLLSYTPDVVGQTADLEFVSNYQAIQVGVRNTFGYVRSNNESNAGPIGKQPPIARPTAMSNNGNGGSNANSGSSSIGTLGGLLLDRSYSNGLISSGSTCASSTSPSSFESNNTVITKRFSSANSLGPFPTTISDLTLNGINANPYEKWSNGGSDAFPVVSTNDHFPMATSVVVAANAASSDPVLDLTSKLMSAAVIFPPKSQIKRQKMIYHCKFGEFGVMEGQFTEPSGVAVNAQNDIIVADTNNHRIQIFDKEGRFKFQFGECGKRDGQLLYPNRVAVVKTSGDIIVTERSPTHQIQIYNQYGQFVRKFGANILQHPRGVTVDSKGRIVVVECKVMRVIIFDQTGNVLQKFGCSKHLEFPNGVVVNDKQEIFISDNRAHCVKVFNYEGAYLRQIGGEGITNYPIGVGINAVGEILIADNHNNFNLTIFTQDGQLVSALESKVKHAQCFDVALMDDGSVVLASKDYRLYIYRYVQVPPIGM, from the coding sequence ATGGCCTCGCCGACACTCTCGCTGGAATCGCGCGCGAATTCCATCGGATCCCTAGCCTCGCTGTCCCCGCTTACAGTGAGCGGCAGTTCCCCGCCTGCGAGCGACTCTGCGATCTGTGACGTCGACAGCTGCGACCTTTGCCTCGACTCGCAGAAACCTGGAGAGGCACCCTGTCCGCGGTGCCGATTAGGAGGCGCCGGTGGAGTTCGTTGTACCGGTTGCAAGTCCACGGAATCCGACGCTGTAGCTCGTTGCTTCGACTGTGCGAATTTTCTCTGCCCAAATTGCGTGATGGCGCACCAATTTATGCATTGCTTCGAGGGCCATCGCGTGCTCAATCTAGGCGACTCGAAGCTCGAAACGGTGACCACCAGCTCCGCTACCACCGAACTCCCGAAGAACAATCTGGTGATCAATCTTCACGCTAGCGGAAACAGCGAGAAAGTACCTTACTGTCCCCGGCACAAGCAGGAGCAAAAATACTTCTGCCGTACTTGCACAGCGTTAGTCTGCAAAGAGTGCGCCATCGCCGATCATCCTGGCCCGTTGCATGACTGCGCGCACATCTCCGAGGTAGGGTCGCAGCAGCTGGAAGCGATGGCACGAGTGGTTCAGGAGTGCAAAGCGAAAGCCGCGGACGTGAGAGCTGCCGTGAAGGCAGCCGATCACGGCGCAGCGCGACTACAAGTGCAGTATCACAAGGCGCAGAACGAGATCAACGACACTTTCCAGTTCTATCGATCGATGCTGGAGGAACGTAAGCAAGAACTACTGAAGGAGCTGGAATCGGTCTTCTCCACCAAACAAATATCTCTCGGCGTTCTGACGCAGAAAGCCAACGACATGGCCGACAAGATGCTGCAGACCTGCGAGTTCGTAGAACGATTGACCAAGTACGCCACCGTTACCGAAGTGCTGATGGTGAAGAAGCTTCTCGACTCGAAACTACAGTTGCTGCTCAGTTACACGCCGGACGTCGTCGGTCAGACTGCCGACCTCGAGTTCGTCAGCAACTACCAGGCCATTCAGGTAGGCGTGCGAAACACGTTCGGCTACGTTCGTAGCAACAACGAGAGCAACGCCGGCCCGATCGGCAAACAGCCACCCATCGCTCGACCAACAGCGATGTCGAACAACGGGAACGGCGGAAGCAACGCCAACAGTGGATCTAGTAGCATCGGTACTTTGGGTGGTTTGCTCCTGGATCGATCTTACAGCAACGGCCTGATATCATCCGGCTCTACCTGCGCTTCGTCCACGTCGCCATCGTCCTTCGAGTCCAATAACACGGTGATCACGAAGCGTTTCAGCTCGGCCAACAGCCTGGGCCCGTTTCCCACCACAATCAGCGACCTCACTTTGAACGGTATAAACGCGAATCCTTACGAGAAATGGAGCAACGGAGGCAGCGACGCCTTTCCGGTGGTGTCCACGAACGACCACTTTCCAATGGCGACGTCCGTCGTTGTGGCAGCGAACGCCGCGTCCTCCGACCCCGTTTTAGACCTGACGTCGAAACTGATGTCCGCCGCCGTGATATTCCCACCGAAGTCGCAGATCAAGCGACAGAAGATGATCTATCATTGCAAGTTTGGCGAGTTCGGGGTAATGGAGGGACAGTTCACCGAGCCGTCCGGGGTCGCGGTGAACGCGCAGAACGACATTATCGTGGCCGACACGAACAATCATCGAATCCAAATATTCGACAAAGAAGGCAGATTTAAATTCCAATTCGGCGAGTGTGGAAAACGCGACGGCCAGTTGCTGTACCCGAACCGAGTGGCCGTGGTGAAAACGTCCGGCGACATAATCGTTACCGAACGCTCGCCGACCCATCAGATACAAATATACAACCAGTACGGTCAGTTCGTGCGTAAATTTGGGGCGAACATCTTGCAGCATCCGCGCGGTGTAACGGTCGACTCGAAGGGACGCATAGTCGTCGTGGAATGCAAAGTGATGCGCGTGATAATTTTCGACCAGACCGGCAACGTGCTACAGAAGTTCGGCTGCTCGAAGCACCTGGAGTTTCCAAACGGAGTTGTGGTAAACGACAAACAGGAGATATTCATCAGCGACAATCGCGCGCATTGCGTGAAGGTGTTCAATTACGAGGGCGCCTATCTGCGACAGATCGGCGGAGAAGGGATCACCAACTACCCGATCGGGGTAGGGATCAACGCCGTCGGCGAGATACTGATAGCAGACAATCATAATAACTTCAATCTGACCATCTTCACTCAAGACGGTCAACTGGTTTCCGCTCTGGAGAGCAAGGTCAAGCATGCCCAATGTTTCGATGTGGCTTTAATGGACGACGGATCGGTCGTGCTAGCCAGCAAGGATTATCGACTCTACATTTATCGTTACGTACAAGTACCGCCGATCGGCATGTAG